The following proteins are co-located in the Agromyces laixinhei genome:
- a CDS encoding very short patch repair endonuclease has product MVANRGRDTNPELVVRRVLHAAGMRYRVNATPVPGVRRTADVVFTRVKLAVFIDGCFWHGCTTHYQRPAKNQAYWDAKVEANRRRDRETDALLRAHGWTVLRIWEHDVRAYPEGVGTHIRSVYEELRTSHAPNHRVTTRPATGSSPALHRLPPASSGPGVD; this is encoded by the coding sequence ATGGTCGCCAATCGTGGGCGCGATACGAATCCAGAGCTCGTCGTGCGGCGCGTGCTGCACGCGGCGGGGATGCGGTATCGCGTGAATGCGACCCCCGTCCCAGGAGTTCGGCGCACCGCGGACGTCGTCTTCACCCGGGTGAAGCTCGCGGTGTTCATCGACGGGTGCTTCTGGCACGGCTGCACAACGCACTACCAGCGGCCTGCGAAGAACCAGGCGTACTGGGACGCCAAGGTCGAGGCCAACCGTCGACGCGATCGGGAGACCGATGCGCTTCTCCGTGCGCATGGGTGGACCGTACTGCGGATCTGGGAACACGATGTGCGTGCCTACCCCGAAGGAGTCGGCACGCACATTCGGTCGGTCTATGAGGAGCTCAGGACATCGCACGCACCGAATCATCGAGTGACGACTCGACCAGCGACTGGAAGTAGCCCTGCACTCCATCGCCTCCCACCAGCATCATCCGGTCCAGGAGTAGATTGA
- the drmB gene encoding DUF1998 domain-containing protein: MATKSKVIRTIRLSETISPFGPGALVDILGESFMAMTGDEWPPSKVRNPVYCDRLAVKLKVDELWAAPSSGEPDDPKTPGLEFARFPAWLFCQECRRMTRWMRSMETGYAPLCPDCDGRLVPMRFVTVCATKSHAADVPWPDWVHRAGSGECDRKDRLRFQPSRGAHEGLSALEVSCDACKTIRSLGDLRGDVLARDGFTCRGTQPWEREWGNCGKPLEVLQRGATSLHFGEVVSAIDIPEVDGRAEQLDEQIRKHPYWQAIQTGNEAIIDMLVDELVNLLDIPDSTIRRRIVALTSDEPTLQDTKRSLLSEEFEAFMAALDGSAPVEDFVTRVEPRSPSTPEGIGDVVLVDRLREVRASLGFRRYSPEASLVPSVPKRPLERSWYPAVEGYGEGIFIRFDPAAVDEWAAQPTVQERAIRITDNQNGSLLGSRLHETSPQFLLLHAFAHSVMRELAFVSGYSAPSLHERIYCEGAGDYAVFIYTTSTDVEGTLGGLARQGEADYLPGVVLRSLEQVAWCANDPVCSESDPQSIDGLNLAACHACLLAPETSCESFNLLLDRMMLVGGDGVQGYFQSLVESSLDDSVRAMS, encoded by the coding sequence ATGGCAACGAAATCGAAGGTGATCCGGACGATCCGCCTGTCGGAGACCATCTCCCCGTTCGGGCCCGGTGCGCTCGTCGACATCCTCGGCGAATCGTTCATGGCGATGACCGGTGATGAATGGCCGCCATCGAAAGTACGCAATCCTGTGTACTGCGATCGGCTCGCGGTGAAGCTCAAGGTCGACGAGCTGTGGGCCGCGCCGAGTTCCGGCGAACCCGACGATCCCAAGACACCGGGGCTCGAATTCGCGCGATTCCCCGCTTGGTTGTTCTGTCAGGAATGCCGACGGATGACACGATGGATGCGAAGCATGGAAACGGGTTACGCGCCGCTCTGCCCCGACTGCGACGGCAGGCTCGTCCCGATGCGATTCGTCACGGTCTGCGCCACCAAGAGCCACGCCGCCGATGTGCCGTGGCCCGATTGGGTGCACCGCGCCGGATCGGGAGAATGCGACCGCAAGGACCGCCTGCGATTCCAACCGTCTCGGGGCGCGCATGAGGGTTTGAGCGCCCTCGAGGTCTCGTGCGATGCGTGCAAGACGATCCGATCGCTCGGCGACCTGCGCGGTGATGTGCTGGCGCGCGACGGGTTCACCTGTCGCGGAACGCAACCCTGGGAGCGGGAGTGGGGCAACTGCGGCAAACCGCTCGAAGTCTTGCAGCGTGGTGCGACGAGCCTGCATTTCGGCGAGGTCGTCTCGGCAATCGACATTCCCGAGGTCGACGGTCGAGCAGAGCAACTCGATGAGCAGATCCGAAAGCACCCGTATTGGCAGGCCATCCAGACGGGGAACGAAGCGATCATCGACATGCTCGTCGATGAGCTCGTGAACCTCCTCGATATCCCCGACTCAACGATCCGCCGCCGGATCGTCGCGCTGACCAGTGACGAACCTACGCTCCAAGACACCAAGCGATCGCTGCTCAGCGAAGAGTTCGAGGCCTTCATGGCCGCCCTCGACGGATCCGCGCCGGTCGAGGACTTCGTTACTCGCGTCGAGCCTCGATCGCCCTCGACGCCGGAAGGGATCGGCGACGTGGTTCTCGTCGACCGGCTGCGCGAGGTCAGGGCCTCCTTAGGCTTCCGGCGGTACAGCCCCGAGGCGAGCCTGGTGCCGTCGGTGCCGAAGCGACCGCTGGAGCGCAGCTGGTACCCGGCCGTCGAAGGATACGGCGAGGGGATCTTCATCCGATTCGATCCGGCCGCGGTCGACGAGTGGGCGGCACAGCCGACCGTTCAGGAGCGGGCGATACGAATCACCGACAACCAGAACGGGTCGCTCCTCGGGAGCCGACTCCACGAAACCAGCCCTCAGTTCCTCCTCCTCCACGCGTTCGCGCACTCAGTTATGCGAGAGCTCGCCTTCGTGAGCGGGTACTCTGCGCCGTCGCTCCACGAGCGCATCTATTGCGAGGGGGCAGGCGATTACGCCGTGTTCATCTACACGACGTCGACCGATGTCGAAGGCACCCTCGGTGGTCTCGCACGGCAAGGCGAGGCCGACTACCTGCCCGGCGTCGTTCTTCGTTCGTTGGAGCAGGTCGCTTGGTGTGCGAACGACCCAGTGTGTTCCGAATCCGATCCGCAGAGCATCGACGGGCTGAATCTCGCGGCGTGCCACGCGTGCCTTCTCGCCCCGGAGACGTCATGCGAGAGCTTCAATCTACTCCTGGACCGGATGATGCTGGTGGGAGGCGATGGAGTGCAGGGCTACTTCCAGTCGCTGGTCGAGTCGTCACTCGATGATTCGGTGCGTGCGATGTCCTGA
- a CDS encoding helicase-related protein: MSNDARDEFVDQLRRMWLGPIGGADELLPRNPVYAYLVGTLYPVEEGVAEAAPAVLDEDIEAGVLHREAPDGTELLDDEIDVSGDPTDEDDDPGLSLVGAFGWAPQSMGLSFIHDGRDLIVSIDAGVYAPEAEGDDDSDRESWRRRDVSETGIRVPSTPHGNVSVLDGRGRLAWRTRSVGDKQLTTIAVSNAETAAAGKAKSDPEKCLFQVRIRCDVEEGRLHPYPTSNPVTSSREDRELELRYRSKPTYAIGHGTAVVWDDSDEPGHAATETVPRQEVPAVRARASDLRGLELAWLSDESVGAADLGRGLRDFLAGYGTWIADREREAETLAPRFDDPARDILDRMRGARDRMEEGIRLLEHGGTVLTAFRLANRAMRSQMLQQRWTRDHAGMVGVPLLPVPEPDAAGEPRWHPFQLGFILLSLASTTDAEHTDRELVDLIWFPTGGGKTEAYLGLAAIEMIRRRLDRSIHGGGTAVLTRYTMRLLTAQQFQRAATLICALELLREVDDRLKGTPSFSIGLWLGNTTTPNTYEQAADQMKRVRKEKTPQNPFQFRQCSWCGTSIMPDRQTSYDERYGVRASKFSFEFFCPHAECPFHANLPVQVVDQGIFENPPTMLVATVDKFARLAWIDDGASMFGLGGVPHDPPSLVIQDELHLIAGPLGTIVGIYEAAIRGLMSWNGSMPKVIASTATTRASADQIRELMASEVAVFPPSGLDADDSYFAEPDPDRAGRMYVGIMPQAHTPSWALGQIATEMLSAPVALGMTGAELDAYWTLVVYHNSLRELGRTVTILRDDVRAALDRKSVTDEAEATRTLAKDGIEELNGNVSADDLLRILEQLGEGPGGEGHPLDALATTNIMSVGIDVGRLGLMLVNGQPKSTSEYIQATSRVGRGKVPGLVVTMYRSGKPRDRSVFESFTAYHRAYYRFVEPGTVTPWSLQARRRALRAALVILMRHGAGLNLNDNASRFESDASVVKKAVSVLSRHVRVADAREAEAVVDELTRAVEDWEIRAEDTALNGTPLKYRSRTPAERLLKQFTEPGAGWSTMNSMRSVDRVVRVRADGER, encoded by the coding sequence ATGAGCAACGACGCACGCGACGAGTTCGTCGACCAATTGCGGCGAATGTGGCTCGGCCCCATCGGCGGCGCCGACGAGTTGCTGCCACGCAACCCGGTGTACGCCTACCTCGTCGGAACGCTGTATCCGGTCGAGGAAGGCGTGGCCGAAGCTGCTCCCGCCGTACTCGATGAAGACATCGAGGCCGGAGTGCTTCACCGCGAGGCGCCCGACGGCACCGAGCTGCTCGACGACGAGATCGATGTCAGCGGTGACCCGACCGACGAAGACGACGACCCTGGTCTGAGTCTTGTGGGTGCGTTCGGCTGGGCACCGCAGTCGATGGGCCTCTCGTTCATCCACGATGGACGCGACCTCATCGTCTCCATCGACGCCGGCGTCTATGCCCCCGAAGCCGAGGGAGACGACGATTCTGATCGGGAATCGTGGCGACGCCGGGATGTCTCGGAGACAGGCATTCGCGTACCCTCAACGCCGCACGGGAACGTCAGTGTGCTAGATGGGCGCGGAAGGCTCGCGTGGCGAACGCGCTCGGTCGGCGACAAGCAACTCACCACGATCGCCGTCTCGAACGCCGAGACGGCGGCAGCCGGAAAAGCCAAGTCCGATCCGGAGAAGTGTCTGTTCCAGGTGCGTATCCGCTGCGATGTCGAAGAAGGGCGCCTGCATCCCTACCCGACCAGCAACCCGGTGACCTCGTCGCGAGAAGACCGTGAACTCGAGTTGCGGTACCGCTCGAAGCCGACGTACGCGATCGGTCACGGCACCGCGGTCGTGTGGGACGACTCCGACGAACCCGGTCATGCAGCGACCGAGACCGTGCCACGTCAGGAAGTTCCGGCCGTGCGTGCGCGCGCCAGCGACCTGCGTGGGCTCGAGCTTGCCTGGCTCAGCGATGAGTCCGTAGGTGCCGCCGATCTCGGTCGCGGACTGCGCGACTTCCTCGCCGGATACGGAACGTGGATCGCCGACCGCGAACGAGAGGCCGAGACACTCGCACCGCGATTCGATGACCCGGCCCGAGACATCCTGGATCGGATGCGTGGCGCTCGGGATCGTATGGAGGAGGGAATCCGACTGTTGGAGCACGGCGGCACGGTGCTCACCGCATTCCGCTTGGCGAACCGGGCGATGCGCAGCCAGATGCTGCAACAGCGATGGACTCGCGATCACGCCGGGATGGTCGGCGTGCCGCTGTTGCCCGTACCTGAACCCGACGCGGCGGGCGAACCGAGGTGGCACCCATTCCAGCTCGGTTTCATCCTTCTCTCGCTCGCGTCGACTACCGACGCCGAACACACCGACCGAGAACTCGTCGACCTCATCTGGTTCCCCACCGGTGGCGGGAAGACCGAGGCCTACCTCGGGCTTGCCGCCATCGAAATGATCCGGCGCCGGCTCGACCGCAGCATCCACGGAGGCGGAACCGCGGTCTTGACCAGGTACACGATGCGACTGTTGACGGCCCAGCAATTCCAGCGAGCAGCCACGCTGATCTGCGCGCTCGAGCTGCTGCGAGAAGTCGACGACCGCCTGAAGGGCACACCGTCGTTCTCGATCGGACTGTGGCTCGGCAACACCACGACGCCGAACACGTACGAACAGGCTGCCGACCAGATGAAGCGGGTGCGGAAGGAGAAGACACCACAGAACCCCTTCCAGTTCCGGCAGTGCAGCTGGTGCGGGACGTCGATCATGCCTGACCGTCAGACCTCATACGACGAGCGCTACGGAGTGAGGGCGAGCAAGTTCTCGTTCGAATTCTTCTGCCCGCACGCGGAGTGCCCGTTCCATGCGAACCTGCCGGTGCAGGTCGTCGACCAGGGCATCTTCGAGAATCCGCCGACCATGCTCGTCGCGACGGTCGACAAGTTCGCCCGGCTGGCGTGGATCGATGATGGTGCATCGATGTTCGGTCTCGGCGGAGTGCCGCACGATCCGCCGTCTTTGGTGATCCAAGACGAGCTCCACCTCATCGCGGGCCCGCTCGGCACGATCGTGGGCATCTACGAAGCGGCGATTCGCGGGCTCATGTCATGGAACGGTTCGATGCCCAAGGTGATCGCGTCGACCGCGACGACGCGCGCGTCAGCCGACCAGATCCGAGAGCTCATGGCGTCCGAAGTCGCCGTGTTTCCACCGAGCGGTCTCGATGCCGATGACAGCTACTTCGCAGAGCCCGACCCCGATCGTGCCGGCCGAATGTACGTCGGCATCATGCCGCAAGCCCACACCCCCTCGTGGGCCCTCGGCCAGATCGCGACCGAGATGCTGAGCGCGCCGGTGGCACTCGGGATGACCGGGGCTGAACTCGACGCATACTGGACACTCGTCGTCTATCACAACAGCCTGCGCGAACTCGGCCGTACGGTGACCATCTTGCGCGACGACGTGCGCGCCGCGCTCGACCGCAAGTCGGTAACGGACGAGGCCGAGGCAACGCGGACGCTGGCGAAAGACGGCATCGAGGAGCTCAACGGGAACGTCTCCGCTGACGATCTCCTCCGCATCCTGGAGCAACTCGGCGAAGGCCCGGGGGGCGAAGGCCACCCGCTCGATGCGCTCGCGACGACCAACATCATGTCGGTCGGCATCGACGTGGGCCGGCTCGGCTTGATGCTCGTCAACGGTCAGCCCAAATCGACGTCCGAGTACATCCAGGCGACCAGCCGGGTCGGGCGCGGAAAGGTGCCTGGCCTCGTGGTCACGATGTACCGATCGGGCAAGCCGCGCGATCGCTCCGTGTTCGAGTCGTTCACGGCCTACCACCGGGCGTACTACCGCTTCGTCGAGCCCGGAACCGTGACGCCCTGGTCGCTCCAGGCACGGCGGCGAGCACTGCGAGCGGCGCTCGTCATCCTCATGCGCCATGGCGCAGGGCTGAACCTCAACGACAATGCGTCGCGCTTCGAGTCCGATGCGTCGGTCGTGAAGAAGGCGGTCTCCGTACTCAGTAGACACGTGAGGGTCGCGGATGCCCGCGAGGCGGAGGCCGTCGTAGATGAGCTGACGCGAGCGGTCGAGGATTGGGAGATCCGAGCGGAGGATACCGCCTTGAACGGCACGCCGCTCAAGTACCGATCACGAACACCTGCGGAGCGGCTGCTCAAGCAGTTCACCGAGCCTGGCGCGGGCTGGTCGACGATGAACTCGATGCGGTCCGTCGACCGCGTCGTGCGGGTGCGAGCGGATGGAGAGCGCTGA